In the genome of Streptomyces sp. NBC_00433, the window CGCCACTCCCTGCGGGGTGCTGTCGCGTCCCCACCCGCCGCCCGATGGGTGGCTTGTCGCGCGGTTCCCCGCGCCCCTTTGGGTCCTGCGTCCTCCTGCGCCCGGCGTTTGCCCCTGGCAGGGGCTGGGCTTTGTGGAGGAGGGCACGCGATTTTCAGGGGCGCGTGGGGGGACCCCCAGGCGAAGCGCTGGGGGAGAACGGAGCGACAAGCCCCCACGGAGCGCAAGTGCGGAGTCCGTAACAGCACCCCGCAGGGAGTGGCGGGGAACTGCGCGACAAGCCCCCACCGGGCCGCGGGTGAGGACGTAACAGCACCCCCGAACTGGGCGATTCGGTGCGAACCGGGCTGCCGGGCGGCAGGGGGAGCCCGGGGTGGGGCCCCGGGGGAATGGGGGCGCCCGGGATATGCGTACCCGGGGGTCGCGTGCCGCGTAGGCATGTGGCAGGCTTGGTCATATGTCTAGACCAATCTTCGAGGTGATCGCCCTCGGCGCGGACGACGCCGCAGCAGCAGAGGCCGGCGGCGCCGACCGCCTCGAACTGGTCACCGATATGGCCGCGGACGGCCTCACCCCTTCCCGCGCGACCTTCGGCGCGATCCGCGCCGCCGTCGACATCCCGCTGCGCGTGATGCTGCGGCTCTCCGACGGCTTCACCACGGGCGGCGCCCGCCAGCTCGACGCGCTCTGCGAGGCCGCGCAGGGCCTGCGGTCCGAGGGGGCTGAGGAATTCGTCCTGGGCTTCCTCGACGCCCGCGGCGGCGCGGACCTGGACGCCGTACACGCGCTCGTCGACGTACTCGACGGTTGCCGGTGGACCTTCCACCGGGCGATCGACCGGGCCGCCGACCGCGACGCGGTACGCCTCCAACTCGCCGGGCTCCCCGGCCTCGACACGTACCTGACCGCGGGCTCCGCGGACGGCGTCGGCGCGGGCATGCCCGTGCTGTGCGCGGAAGCCGCCCGCGGCGGCGAACCGGGCTACGAGCCCCGCCTCCTCGTGGGCGGCGGCCTCCTCCTCGCCCACGTCCCCGAGCTGCGCGCCGCGGGCCTCGACGCCTTCCACGTCGGCGGCGCGGTCCGCGCGGGCGGCTGGGCGGGCCCGGTGGACGTCAGCGCGGTCCGCACGTGGCGCGAGGTGCTCGACACCTCCGTCGCGGTGGGCTGACCTCAACCCCGCGGGCGCAGCCCTATCGTGTGCGGATGCGCGCACACCACATCGACCGCCCGGCGGACCTCGACACCGTCCGTGAGTCCTACGACCGGGTGGCGGACAACTACGCCGACATGGTGCAGACGACAGGCATGGGCGACATCCGCCGCCACCCCTGGCTCAAGGCGTCGATCGACGCCTTCGCCGACACGGTGGGCGGCCTCGGGCCCGTGCTCGACGTGGGCTGCGGGCCGGGGACGGTGACCGCCTACCTCGACGAGCGCGGGCTCGACGTGTCCGGAGTCGACCTCTCGTCCCGCATGATCGAGAACGCCCGCCGCCTCCACCCGCAGTGCCGCTTCAGCGTCTCCTCCGCCACCGATCTCGCGCTCGAAGCGGAGTCCCTCGGCGGTGTCCTCGGCTGGTGGTCGCTGTTCAACCTCCCCCGCGACGTCCTCCCGCAGGTGCTCGCCCTCTTCGCGCGCGCCCTGAAGCCCGGCGGCCACTTCATCACCGGGACGCACGTCGGCGACGAGGACGCGCTGCGTACGGAGGCGTACGGGGGAGTGCCCGTCCGCTGGACCACCCACAAGTGGCGCCCGGAGCAGCTCGTGGCCCTGATAGAGGAGGCCGGCCTGCGGCCGGTCGCCGAACTGCGGCTTCCCGCGGACGAGTGGAGCGGC includes:
- a CDS encoding copper homeostasis protein CutC is translated as MSRPIFEVIALGADDAAAAEAGGADRLELVTDMAADGLTPSRATFGAIRAAVDIPLRVMLRLSDGFTTGGARQLDALCEAAQGLRSEGAEEFVLGFLDARGGADLDAVHALVDVLDGCRWTFHRAIDRAADRDAVRLQLAGLPGLDTYLTAGSADGVGAGMPVLCAEAARGGEPGYEPRLLVGGGLLLAHVPELRAAGLDAFHVGGAVRAGGWAGPVDVSAVRTWREVLDTSVAVG
- a CDS encoding class I SAM-dependent methyltransferase, whose product is MRAHHIDRPADLDTVRESYDRVADNYADMVQTTGMGDIRRHPWLKASIDAFADTVGGLGPVLDVGCGPGTVTAYLDERGLDVSGVDLSSRMIENARRLHPQCRFSVSSATDLALEAESLGGVLGWWSLFNLPRDVLPQVLALFARALKPGGHFITGTHVGDEDALRTEAYGGVPVRWTTHKWRPEQLVALIEEAGLRPVAELRLPADEWSGPGVVIMAERPAEGTAPGA